A genome region from Cucumis sativus cultivar 9930 chromosome 4, Cucumber_9930_V3, whole genome shotgun sequence includes the following:
- the LOC101203090 gene encoding FT-interacting protein 3, producing MMQKPPPEDFLLKETNPHLGGGKVAGDKLASTYDLVEQMYYLYVRVVKAKDLPGKDVTGSCDPYVEVKLGNYKGTTRHFEKKSNPEWNQVFAFSKDRIQASVLEVSVKDKDFVKDDFMGRVLFDLNEVPRRVPPDSPLAPQWYRLDDRKGDKVKGELMLAVWMGTQADEAFPEAWNSDAATVSGADGLANIRSKVYLSPKLWYLRVNIIEAQDLQPTDKGRYPEVFVKAILGNQALRTRISQSRTINPMWNEDLMFVAAEPFEEPLILSVEDRVAPNKDEVLGRCAIQLQYIDRRLDHRAVNTRWFNLEKHVVVVEGEKKKEIKFSSRIHMRICLEGGYHVLDESTHYSSDLRPTAKQLWKNSIGVLELGILNAQGLMPMKTKDGRGTTDAYCVAKYGQKWIRTRTIIDSFIPKWNEQYTWEVFDPCTVITIGVFDNCHLHGGEKAGVSKDARIGKVRIRLSTLETDRVYTHSYPLLVLHPNGVKKMGEIHLAVRFTCSSLLNMLHMYSHPLLPKMHYIHPLTVSQLDSLRHQATQIVSMRLSRAEPPLRKEVVEYMLDVGSHMWSMRRSKANFFRIMGVFSGLIAVGKWFDQICNWRNPITTVLIHILFIILVMYPELILPTIFLYLFLIGVWHYRWRPRHPPHMDTRLSHADSSHPDELDEEFDTFPTSRPADIVRMRYDRLRSIAGRIQTVVGDLATQGERLQSLLSWRDPRASALFVIFCLVSAIVLYVTPFQVVALLSGIYVLRHPRFRYKLPSVPLNFFRRLPARTDCML from the coding sequence ATGATGCAAAAGCCTCCACCAGAGGATTTCTTACTGAAAGAGACCAATCCCCACCTTGGTGGGGGGAAGGTCGCTGGTGACAAACTAGCAAGCACCTATGACCTTGTGGAGCAAATGTATTACCTCTACGTTCGGGTCGTCAAAGCGAAGGATTTGCCAGGGAAAGATGTCACTGGTAGCTGCGATCCGTATGTGGAGGTCAAGCTTGGAAACTACAAAGGTACGACTCGGCATTTTGAAAAGAAGTCGAATCCTGAATGGAATCAGGTGTTTGCCTTTTCGAAGGATCGGATTCAGGCTTCGGTGCTTGAGGTGAGTGTGAAGGATAAGGATTTTGTGAAGGATGATTTCATGGGGAGAGTTCTTTTTGACTTGAATGAGGTTCCAAGAAGGGTACCACCGGACAGTCCTTTGGCCCCACAATGGTATCGGTTGGATGATCGGAAAGGGGACAAGGTGAAAGGAGAGCTGATGTTGGCTGTTTGGATGGGAACACAAGCAGATGAAGCATTTCCTGAGGCTTGGAATTCGGATGCTGCAACTGTAAGTGGAGCCGATGGGCTTGCGAATATTCGGTCTAAAGTGTATCTTTCTCCCAAGCTTTGGTATTTGAGGGTGAATATCATTGAAGCTCAAGATCTGCAGCCAACCGATAAAGGTCGGTATCCAGAGGTTTTTGTCAAGGCTATACTTGGAAATCAGGCGTTGAGGACTAGAATATCTCAGTCTAGAACTATCAACCCAATGTGGAATGAGGATTTGATGTTTGTAGCAGCTGAACCATTTGAAGAGCCTTTGATTTTAAGTGTGGAAGACCGAGTTGCGCCGAACAAGGATGAGGTCTTGGGACGGTGTGCAATTCAGCTGCAATATATAGATAGGAGATTGGACCATAGAGCTGTGAACACAAGATGGTTCAATCTTGAGAAAcatgttgttgttgttgaaggggagaagaagaaggagatcAAGTTTTCTAGTAGGATTCATATGAGGATATGTTTGGAAGGTGGCTACCATGTCCTGGATGAATCAACACATTATAGTAGTGATCTTCGACCGACTGCAAAACAACTCTGGAAGAACAGCATTGGAGTTTTAGAATTGGGGATTCTGAATGCTCAGGGGTTAATGCCAATGAAGACAAAAGACGGTCGTGGAACGACAGATGCATACTGTGTGGCTAAGTATGGGCAGAAGTGGATTAGAACGAGGACAATCATCGACAGCTTCATACCCAAGTGGAACGAGCAGTACACTTGGGAGGTTTTTGATCCCTGTACTGTCATTACAATTGGAGTTTTCGACAACTGCCATTTGCATGGTGGAGAGAAGGCAGGAGTATCAAAAGATGCTCGGATAGGGAAGGTAAGAATTCGTCTTTCCACGCTCGAGACAGATCGAGTGTATACTCATTCATATCCTCTGCTGGTTCTTCACCCAAATGGGGTGAAGAAAATGGGTGAGATTCATTTGGCTGTGAGGTTTACATGCTCTTCTTTGTTAAACATGCTGCATATGTACTCACATCCACTCCTTCCCAAAATGCACTATATTCATCCGTTAACGGTGAGCCAGCTCGATAGCCTTCGCCATCAGGCAACACAAATTGTCTCAATGAGGCTGAGCCGTGCTGAGCCACCACTGCGAAAAGAGGTTGTCGAGTATATGCTTGATGTAGGCTCCCACATGTGGAGCATGAGAAGAAGCAAGGCTAATTTCTTCAGAATCATGGGAGTTTTTAGTGGCCTGATTGCAGTTGGAAAATGGTTTGATCAGATTTGCAATTGGAGAAACCCCATTACAACTGTTCTTATACATATCTTGTTCATAATCCTTGTCATGTACCCTGAGCTCATTCTTCCCACAATTTTCCTCTATCTCTTCCTAATTGGAGTTTGGCATTATAGATGGAGGCCAAGGCACCCTCCTCACATGGACACCCGTCTCTCTCATGCCGATTCCTCTCACCCCGATGAACTCGATGAGGAGTTTGACACTTTTCCAACTTCTCGCCCTGCTGACATTGTGAGGATGAGGTACGATCGGTTGAGGAGCATTGCGGGGAGAATCCAAACTGTTGTTGGGGACCTAGCAACACAAGGAGAAAGGCTGCAATCTCTACTCAGTTGGCGCGACCCGAGAGCGTCGGCATTGTTTGTGATCTTCTGCTTGGTCTCTGCCATAGTTCTGTACGTTACACCATTCCAAGTTGTGGCACTTCTTTCTGGGATTTATGTGCTTAGACATCCGAGGTTTCGGTACAAGCTCCCGTCTGTGCCTCTCAACTTCTTCCGAAGGCTGCCGGCCAGAACAGACTGTATGCTATGA